GGTGGACCCAGGAGCAGTGCTCGCGGATGTTGGCCACCTCGAGCATGTAGGGGTTGAGGCCGGCGGCCTCGGCGGTGGCCCGGAAGGTCTTTTCGTGCATGTGCGGGCTGCAGGCCGCCACGACGACGCCGTCGAGTTCGTGCTCGGCGATGGCGTCGGCGATCCGCTGTTGGCCCGGGGCCGAGCAGACGAACTTGTAGTCTTCGGCGTAGACCACGCCGGGCAGGTAGCGCATCGCCTCGGCCACGGCGGGGCAGTTCACGGTGTCGCCGATGTTCTTGCCGCAGTGGCAGACGAAGACGCCGATGCGTTTGGACATGGAGTCGCTCTCCCGATTAGCGGTTACTCGTCCTCGGTGTCGTCGGTGAAACCCAGGAGCTCGCGGGACTCGACCGGATCCTGCTCGCAGAGCGCCTTGCTTATCTCATGGGCCTTGCGGTTGCGCTGGAAGCCGACAACCGCCAGCAAAAGACCCACCGGGATGAAAACCCAACCCAGCACGACGAAGAAAACCTCGTCGGCGAAGAACTTGAGCAGGGTCAGTCCGACGCCGGCGAAGGCCAATGCCGTACGCAGGTAGGCCAGGAAGGTCCGCTCCCCGGCCAGGTGAGTACGCTGGACCGCCAGCAGGTTACGCTGACGGGCGCTC
Above is a genomic segment from Candidatus Coatesbacteria bacterium containing:
- a CDS encoding DUF202 domain-containing protein — protein: MTEKTPVGVQKSARQRNLLAVQRTHLAGERTFLAYLRTALAFAGVGLTLLKFFADEVFFVVLGWVFIPVGLLLAVVGFQRNRKAHEISKALCEQDPVESRELLGFTDDTEDE